GACCACCGATTAGTTGCCCTACTCACCGCGCAAAGAGAACAAGCATGTGGTCCTCTTCTACGGTTAGGAAGTGGTACCTCACCAAAGTGTCAAAGGTCAGGCCACCTCAAAATTCAAACTATCATAAGAAGGAACCAATATGTATATAAAAGTTGAATCAAACTCATTACTCTAGAAAATGGGTGAAGCAGAGGCGACTGACATAGCCACGTTTCCTTGGTGTAACCATAAAGACTCCACACTACTACGGcgaaaaaattgtccaaaaaattctaaacctattgtacttttatcaattcaattctaaatctttttattttatcatttaagtatcaaacattttcacattttgttaattgagtttaTCAGGTTGATTTTAGTAAGAAATTACTGACATGGACATTAACTGTTTTACGTGACATGGCGTCATTGatgttggcaattttttaatgatatttttaaattttttatattatctttttctttctctttttatttgctATCGAGGGTGTCATGGCCCTTGTCAATAGCTTGTGGGGATTCACTACCCTTGCCCAATGGTCGATGATGGTTGCTGGACCCTTGTCGGCtacaagtaaaaagaaaaaataaaagaaaagaaaaataaaaagtttaataaaaatttgaaagattattaaagtattattaaaaattatttatgttatctAAGAAGACTGACACGCGACATACATGCGGGACGTGACGCGCGACATGACACGTGACACGTCGTTTctcaaaaaagagaatttcgatatgttgtatattaaatgtatatttttatatatacataataaattataatttttatgattatttcaattaaattaatttgattcaaattcataaataaataaataaataaaaaaagtctaggatgaatttaaactaaaaatattaatttatcatttattgaTATCATtctttgtttcaatttaacaaattcaactccattccaattATCCATAAAACTTAGAGAAGGAAAACAAGCAATTCACATCATGGATTCACTTGTCAGACAtatcgaaaagaaagaaaaaaaacttggggTGTGAATTTCGTATCATGGGAAGTGAGAGTcaaaagataagagaaaattaacttttcttctttccttatttatttatttttttacatatatacattttgactcctcatttattgaaattttttaaagttgatCTCGCATATCGAAATTAAAAACTCACATgttaaaattccaatttgagTATTGAAAAGTGTCGAGAAAGTTGATCAAATGTTGAATTTTTCAACACGTGTTGATCGAGTGTTGAAAAGTGTCCGAGAGTGTCGGACACGTATTAAAGTATCCGACACGACATGAAGACTCTAAAAAAGTATTGATGCTTCTTAGTACGTCATTGTCAGTCATGCCACGTAAGATGGTTGACATCCATATCATCGATTTCTCGTCAAACTTAGCTAGATGGACACgattaacaaaatgtgaaaatatttattatttaattaacaaaattgaagagtttataacttaattaataGAAGTGCAATAGACTAATGATTTTTTTCGaacaatttttccttactatgACAAGTCCGACTTTGAGATGTCTTCACTAAAACAGATCATCGCAGACTGATCTCTTGAGAGGTCCTCCATGAGATGGGAAAGCTCTTCACCATGACTCCACCAAATGCCAACTCTGTCCGAGTCTTCTTCATGAACCcatttattaaatttagaagTAAGTAGAGATACTTCGTGATACGCAGATGCTCCGAATACCTAGCCCACCATATTCGCTTTCCATCGAGAGTACAATGCAATCAATAACTTTTCAGATAAAGTCACCATTCAAGCATGAACAGCAAGAGCTATTTTGCGCGCACAAAGATCCGAATTGGCCAAGTTCACTGCCCCCACAATAATTTGCGCGTTAGCCGCCGCTgcctaaattaaaataataaagaataaagtCCCAATCATGGAGGTCCCAATGCCACGATCCCCTCTCATGTCCCAACCCCAACACCACACAAAAAAGAGAACCCTAGGTCATCTGCTGACCTCATAGTTATCTCATGCGCTTGCGACCCTTTTGTCGCCAAGTGAAGCATGCACCTTCTCTGCAACCTCCTCCTGGAAAAATAGCATGAACAGAGTTTCCTTTCTTTAGGGTCTTCATGTGATCGAGTTTAAGATAAGATCTTGAATAACACCCATTGCCTCCTTtcgctcttctctctctctccctctctccttctctctttcactCTCTCCCATATCCTTGACCATGAACGGCCCTCAGGACCCTAACCCTAATAACACTCGCTTCGAAGAGATGGTGGATCTGCCGGAGTTCCAATTATCAGATTATCTCCTTCTCGAAGGTGATTTCGAGGGAGATTTTTCCGCGAAAACAATGGCTAATTCCGAGGAAAATTCCGCGGGCAGCTCCAACGGGTTTGCTCCCCCCGAAGCCAGtgaaagaagaaacagtaaCATGCAAGTGAATTATTGATCATGCCCTCTATTTGTGTGATTGTCACGCTGGTCCCCCTTTCTTCCTAGAAGACGAGCGTGGATGCttagatctttttttttcttttttttgtgatcaGGATGtaattatctaattaattaCTGAATGTATCTTCTTCTCTGGCAGAAGATGCAAAAGAGGGAAGAACAAGTCTGGTACCGGAATGAGGGTTGCTTTCAGGACAAAATCGGAGCTCGAGGTCATGGATGACGGGTTCAAATGGCGAAAGTATGGGAAGAAATCAGTCAAGAACAGCCCTAACCCTAGGTAATGTTTGCTTCAATTTCAACATCATCATTCATCAAACGATATTATCATATATCTTTGCATTTCGGCGATAAAAAGAGATTTTTGTTgta
Above is a window of Eucalyptus grandis isolate ANBG69807.140 chromosome 9, ASM1654582v1, whole genome shotgun sequence DNA encoding:
- the LOC104418194 gene encoding probable WRKY transcription factor 51 isoform X2, which produces MNGPQDPNPNNTRFEEMVDLPEFQLSDYLLLEGDFEGDFSAKTMANSEENSAGSSNGFAPPEASERRNSNICKRGKNKSGTGMRVAFRTKSELEVMDDGFKWRKYGKKSVKNSPNPRNYYKCSSRGCLVKKRVERDRDDSSYVMTTYEGVHNHESPSLVYYNYKQMGPVVDAVASGGWDPQAPPSHYSS
- the LOC104418194 gene encoding probable WRKY transcription factor 51 isoform X1, with amino-acid sequence MNGPQDPNPNNTRFEEMVDLPEFQLSDYLLLEGDFEGDFSAKTMANSEENSAGSSNGFAPPEASERRNSNIRCKRGKNKSGTGMRVAFRTKSELEVMDDGFKWRKYGKKSVKNSPNPRNYYKCSSRGCLVKKRVERDRDDSSYVMTTYEGVHNHESPSLVYYNYKQMGPVVDAVASGGWDPQAPPSHYSS